A DNA window from Gammaproteobacteria bacterium contains the following coding sequences:
- the rpsO gene encoding 30S ribosomal protein S15, translating to MSLSAAVKAEVIKDYQREASDTGSPEVQVALLSTRIKQLTDHFKAHVHDHHSRRGLLKMVSQRRKLLDYLKMEDITRYRDLIKRLGLRK from the coding sequence ATGTCATTGAGTGCTGCTGTAAAAGCTGAAGTTATCAAAGATTATCAACGTGAAGCAAGTGATACTGGTTCGCCAGAAGTCCAAGTTGCTTTATTATCAACGCGTATAAAACAATTGACTGATCATTTTAAAGCTCACGTACATGATCATCATTCACGTCGTGGCTTGTTAAAAATGGTGAGTCAGCGTCGCAAGTTATTGGACTACCTTAAGATGGAAGACATCACTCGCTATCGCGATTTGATTAAGCGTCTCGGTTTGCGCAAATAG